One part of the Deltaproteobacteria bacterium genome encodes these proteins:
- a CDS encoding helix-hairpin-helix domain-containing protein, whose protein sequence is MRNFSKAQQIILLAIGLTVLILNPFTPLHGPFSFCSTSESQPHEQYAVEITGPVRRAGIYTFNNPPTPCEAIQRAGGLVGDRSVPFETQPEKMETGMRIEADRFTLSRMNVRERIVLGIPVDLDQAGADELVLIPGISHGLAQRIVGVRETRGCFRTWNDLRSVKGVGPANIKRFQDYIDLSEFRTS, encoded by the coding sequence ATGAGAAACTTCAGTAAGGCCCAACAGATCATCTTGCTGGCCATCGGGCTAACCGTCCTCATCCTGAATCCTTTTACGCCACTTCACGGCCCTTTCTCCTTCTGTTCCACATCTGAATCCCAACCTCACGAGCAATACGCCGTTGAGATCACAGGGCCTGTCCGTAGGGCCGGCATCTACACCTTCAACAATCCCCCAACCCCATGTGAGGCAATTCAAAGGGCAGGAGGTCTCGTGGGCGACCGTTCCGTCCCTTTTGAGACTCAGCCTGAAAAAATGGAGACCGGTATGCGCATAGAAGCAGATAGGTTTACCTTGTCCCGTATGAACGTGAGGGAAAGAATCGTGTTAGGAATTCCTGTTGACCTCGATCAAGCCGGGGCAGACGAACTGGTCCTTATTCCGGGAATCAGTCATGGCCTGGCTCAACGTATCGTCGGGGTCAGAGAGACCCGCGGCTGTTTCAGAACGTGGAATGATCTCAGAAGCGTAAAAGGCGTCGGACCTGCGAACATCAAGCGTTTTCAAGATTACATTGATCTCAGCGAATTCCGTACCTCCTAA
- a CDS encoding aspartate kinase — protein sequence MALIVQKYGGTSVADLDRIRSVAHRVSEIYGAGNEVVVVLSAMAGVTDGLIQLAREITSDPNKQELDVLLATGEQTTVSLFCIMLESMGYPSKSLLGYQAEIVTDRAFGHARILDIKANRIKDLINKRKIVAIAGFQGRDAKGNITTLGRGGSDTSAVALAAALKADVCEIYTDVAGVYTTDPNICKRARKLDRISYDEMLEMASLGAKVLQIRAVEFAKKFNVPIHVRSSFNEEEGTMVVEEDKDMERLVVSGISYSKDDARITLTGVPDRPGIASRIFTSISEAGIIVDMIIQNTRKSGLTDLTFTVPKNDYQTAMSIQKEIAHAIGAEEVLGDEQIAKVSVIGVGMRSHSGVAAKMFSTLANENINIMMISTSEIKISCVIEEKYTELAVRVLHNAFGLHEA from the coding sequence ATGGCATTGATCGTTCAGAAATACGGCGGCACGTCGGTTGCAGATCTTGACCGAATACGAAGTGTTGCTCATCGAGTTTCCGAAATCTACGGCGCCGGAAATGAGGTCGTTGTAGTCCTTTCAGCGATGGCAGGCGTTACAGATGGACTCATTCAACTGGCCCGTGAAATTACCAGCGATCCTAATAAACAGGAACTCGACGTTCTCCTGGCCACCGGCGAACAAACAACTGTCTCCCTGTTTTGCATCATGTTAGAATCAATGGGGTATCCGTCCAAGTCTCTCTTGGGTTACCAGGCAGAAATCGTGACTGACCGGGCTTTCGGGCACGCACGGATTCTGGACATAAAGGCGAACCGTATCAAGGATCTCATCAACAAAAGAAAAATCGTGGCAATTGCCGGTTTCCAGGGCCGTGACGCAAAAGGAAATATCACGACATTGGGCCGCGGCGGCTCCGATACTTCAGCCGTCGCCCTGGCGGCCGCCCTGAAAGCCGACGTGTGTGAGATCTACACAGATGTGGCTGGCGTCTATACTACAGACCCCAATATCTGCAAGCGCGCAAGAAAACTGGACAGGATCTCCTATGACGAGATGTTGGAGATGGCCAGTCTGGGTGCAAAGGTACTGCAGATCCGGGCAGTTGAATTTGCCAAGAAATTTAATGTCCCTATACACGTCAGATCTTCTTTCAACGAGGAGGAAGGCACCATGGTGGTAGAAGAGGATAAGGACATGGAACGACTGGTGGTATCAGGCATCTCGTACAGCAAGGACGATGCACGCATTACTCTTACTGGAGTTCCTGACCGGCCCGGCATTGCATCGCGGATTTTCACCAGTATTTCCGAGGCTGGCATTATCGTAGACATGATCATTCAGAATACACGGAAAAGCGGCCTCACAGATCTCACATTCACGGTACCAAAGAATGACTACCAAACGGCTATGTCAATTCAGAAGGAGATAGCCCATGCTATCGGGGCAGAAGAGGTCCTTGGCGACGAACAGATTGCAAAGGTGTCGGTCATCGGTGTAGGCATGCGAAGCCATTCCGGCGTGGCGGCCAAGATGTTTTCAACCCTTGCAAATGAGAATATCAATATTATGATGATCAGTACCTCTGAGATAAAGATCTCATGTGTGATAGAAGAAAAGTACACGGAGCTGGCTGTCCGAGTGCTTCATAACGCTTTCGGATTGCATGAAGCGTAG